One segment of Caldanaerobius polysaccharolyticus DSM 13641 DNA contains the following:
- a CDS encoding indolepyruvate oxidoreductase subunit beta, whose translation MSKVESILIVGVGGQGTLLASRIIGKMAQIMGYDVKVSEVHGMSQRGGSVVTYVRYGDKVLSPLIERGQADIILGFEQLEAMRWIEYLKPEGMAIVNTQKILPAPVVLGFARYPDNIFHSFKERGINCIQVDALSLAQKCGSAKAVNTVLIGVLAKRSQVPKSVWLEALKNCVPPKTVDLNVKAFNMGYEE comes from the coding sequence ATGAGCAAGGTAGAGAGTATATTGATAGTGGGGGTAGGAGGCCAGGGTACGCTTTTAGCCAGCCGTATAATAGGGAAAATGGCCCAGATTATGGGCTATGATGTAAAAGTATCCGAGGTCCACGGCATGTCCCAGAGAGGTGGTAGCGTAGTTACCTACGTTAGGTACGGTGATAAAGTGCTTTCTCCTCTTATCGAAAGAGGTCAGGCTGACATAATACTGGGATTTGAACAACTGGAAGCGATGAGGTGGATAGAATACCTGAAGCCAGAAGGCATGGCCATCGTCAATACCCAGAAGATCCTTCCAGCTCCTGTAGTCCTTGGATTTGCCCGTTATCCTGATAATATATTTCACTCTTTTAAAGAGCGCGGTATTAACTGTATACAGGTGGACGCATTGTCATTGGCCCAGAAGTGCGGAAGTGCCAAGGCCGTGAATACGGTTTTGATAGGGGTGTTGGCGAAAAGATCGCAGGTGCCCAAAAGCGTATGGCTTGAAGCGCTAAAGAATTGTGTGCCGCCAAAGACGGTAGATTTAAAT
- a CDS encoding phenylacetate--CoA ligase family protein — MIWSDNEKLSRSEIENLQSERLRQLVKYVYDRVPFYRKRFEEARIKPADIKSVKDIVKLPFTTKDDLRDNYPYGLFAVPMKEVVRIHASSGTTGKPTVVGYTRNDLNTWAELVARIAVEAGASDEDVAQIAFGYGLFTGAFGLHYGLERIGATVVPVSSGNTERQIKLMGDFGSTVLVSTPSYALYMAEVAENMGINPKELPVRLGLFGAEGSTEEMRAELEKRWGILATENYGLSEVMGPGVSGECVYKDGMHIAEDHFIAEIIDPESGEPLPYGCTGELVITPLTKEALPVLRYRTRDVTSISPKPCACGRTMARMSKVRGRTDDMLIIRGVNVFPSQIEEVLLNIPEVGPHYQIIVRKNGYMDELEIDVEVLDPSLLERYRELEMLRESIRHRLKVALLVEAKVNLVEPRTLKRFEGKAKRVIDLRGDDR; from the coding sequence TTGATATGGTCTGATAATGAAAAGCTGTCGAGATCGGAAATTGAGAATTTACAGTCAGAGCGGTTGAGGCAGCTGGTAAAATATGTGTACGACAGGGTTCCTTTTTACAGGAAAAGGTTTGAAGAAGCGAGGATAAAGCCTGCGGACATAAAAAGTGTAAAGGATATAGTAAAACTCCCCTTTACAACCAAGGACGATCTCAGGGATAATTACCCTTACGGGCTTTTCGCCGTTCCTATGAAAGAAGTGGTGAGGATACACGCTTCCTCGGGTACTACCGGTAAACCTACGGTGGTGGGCTATACCAGAAACGATCTGAACACCTGGGCTGAACTGGTAGCAAGGATAGCTGTAGAAGCGGGAGCCAGTGATGAAGATGTGGCTCAGATAGCCTTTGGCTATGGCCTTTTTACAGGGGCTTTTGGCTTGCATTATGGGTTGGAGCGAATCGGAGCCACGGTGGTGCCTGTATCCAGCGGAAACACCGAAAGGCAGATAAAGCTGATGGGGGATTTTGGCTCAACGGTGTTGGTGAGCACCCCTTCTTATGCACTGTACATGGCGGAGGTAGCGGAGAACATGGGGATAAATCCTAAGGAGCTGCCTGTGCGCCTTGGACTTTTTGGCGCAGAAGGCTCTACAGAGGAGATGAGGGCTGAGCTTGAAAAACGGTGGGGTATCCTGGCCACGGAAAACTATGGTTTAAGCGAGGTCATGGGTCCAGGGGTTTCTGGAGAATGCGTTTACAAAGACGGCATGCATATAGCAGAAGACCATTTTATAGCCGAGATAATCGATCCCGAAAGCGGCGAGCCATTGCCCTACGGGTGTACCGGCGAGCTGGTAATAACCCCACTTACCAAGGAGGCATTGCCTGTGCTTCGCTATAGGACCAGGGATGTTACGAGCATAAGCCCTAAGCCATGTGCGTGCGGGCGAACGATGGCCAGGATGTCTAAGGTTAGGGGCAGGACTGACGATATGCTCATAATCCGTGGGGTCAACGTCTTTCCGTCTCAGATTGAAGAGGTTTTACTCAACATACCAGAAGTAGGACCCCATTACCAGATCATCGTGAGGAAGAATGGCTATATGGATGAGCTGGAGATAGACGTAGAAGTATTGGACCCATCTTTGCTGGAAAGGTATAGGGAGCTGGAGATGTTGAGGGAGAGCATAAGGCACAGGTTAAAGGTGGCATTGCTGGTAGAGGCAAAGGTGAATCTGGTAGAGCCTAGGACTCTCAAGAGGTTTGAAGGAAAGGCAAAAAGGGTTATAGATCTGAGGGGTGATGATCGTTGA
- the aroB gene encoding 3-dehydroquinate synthase, with the protein MRGGNVDLVVDLGAKSYPIEFCDIGDVGNRLLKRVSSRKIMIVTDENVKGHYLESARRSMEAAGYMVAYSVIPAGEESKTMEMAKKLLQDALSYGLDRSSCIVALGGGVVGDIAGFVASAYMRGIDFIQIPTTLLAQVDSSVGGKVAVNLPEAKNIVGAFHQPRAVFIDVKALRTLPQRELKTGLAEVIKYGIIWDDEFFKWLDLNMEKLLSLDMDVLKHAVRRSCEIKAQVVSQDETEHGLRAVLNFGHTLGHALEALTGYKKYTHGEAVAVGMVYASKIALRRGMISEGFFNSIVSLIERAGLPTVFDPFPFEDVLNKLTSDKKAYDGKIVFALVDENRKFFRLEINPCEIESVLYN; encoded by the coding sequence TTGAGGGGTGGTAACGTGGATCTTGTGGTGGATCTAGGTGCGAAGAGTTACCCAATAGAGTTCTGCGATATAGGCGATGTGGGCAACAGGCTGTTAAAGCGCGTAAGCTCAAGGAAGATCATGATTGTAACCGATGAAAATGTAAAAGGACATTACCTTGAAAGCGCGCGCCGTTCCATGGAAGCAGCTGGGTACATGGTGGCCTATTCAGTGATCCCTGCAGGGGAAGAGAGCAAGACTATGGAAATGGCTAAAAAGCTATTGCAGGACGCGTTGAGCTATGGATTGGACAGGAGCTCATGTATTGTAGCCTTAGGTGGGGGAGTGGTGGGGGATATAGCGGGGTTTGTAGCCTCTGCTTATATGAGGGGTATAGATTTTATCCAGATACCTACGACGTTGCTGGCTCAGGTGGACAGCAGCGTAGGTGGAAAGGTCGCTGTAAACCTCCCGGAAGCCAAAAACATTGTAGGCGCCTTTCACCAGCCCAGGGCAGTGTTCATCGATGTAAAGGCGTTGAGGACGCTGCCTCAGCGGGAGTTAAAGACGGGTCTTGCCGAGGTTATAAAATACGGAATTATATGGGATGATGAGTTTTTTAAATGGCTTGACTTGAACATGGAGAAATTGCTCTCATTGGATATGGATGTCCTTAAGCACGCTGTGAGGCGTTCGTGCGAGATAAAAGCACAGGTCGTGAGTCAGGACGAAACCGAGCACGGCCTGAGGGCTGTATTGAATTTCGGCCATACGCTGGGCCATGCCCTTGAAGCGTTGACGGGGTATAAAAAGTACACCCATGGGGAAGCGGTGGCTGTGGGCATGGTGTACGCCTCTAAAATAGCTTTAAGGCGAGGAATGATATCAGAGGGGTTTTTTAACAGCATAGTTAGTCTAATCGAGAGGGCAGGCTTGCCCACGGTCTTTGACCCTTTTCCCTTTGAAGATGTGCTAAACAAGCTGACCAGCGATAAAAAGGCCTATGACGGCAAAATAGTTTTCGCTCTAGTGGATGAAAATAGGAAGTTTTTCCGACTAGAGATAAACCCCTGCGAGATAGAGAGCGTTCTTTACAACTGA
- the iorA gene encoding indolepyruvate ferredoxin oxidoreductase subunit alpha — MKELLLGNEAVARGAFEAGVKVATAYPGTPSTEVTESIARYKEVYCEWSPNEKVALEVAIGASVAGARAIVSMKHVGLNVAADPLFTVSYTGVNGGLVILVADDPGLHSSQNEQDSRNYARASFVPMLEPSDSQEAKDFTKLAFELSEQYDTPVFVRMTTRTAHSRGLVELGCREEHIRPYKKDMDKYVMMPAMAKKRRPLVLERIKKLKEFAEASSVNRIEWNDLTTGIITSGISYHYVKEAVPEASVLKLGMVYPLPEKMIREFAGRVKNLYVVEELDAFLETEIKALGIRVVGKELFPPMYELSAEIIEKAIRGSYSRQYFKADEGIPARPPALCPGCPHRGVYYVLNKLKLVVTGDIGCYTLGALPPLNAMDTCVCMGASIGMAHGMEKALGRDFSRKVVAVIGDSTFIHSGITGLIDIVYNKGASTVIILDNSTTGMTGHQDHPATGFTIRKDPAYKLDLEALIKAIGVNDVAVVDPYRVHEVEEAVRKAVCSDEPSVIISRKPCILLDKKRTYQPFFIDENICIECEMCLGIGCPAIKKEQGFYRIDAALCNGCGFCADICPAQSILEAGDDV, encoded by the coding sequence TTGAAAGAATTATTGCTGGGAAATGAAGCTGTTGCCAGAGGGGCGTTTGAAGCTGGGGTGAAAGTCGCCACAGCTTATCCGGGCACCCCTAGCACAGAGGTAACAGAGAGCATCGCCAGGTACAAAGAGGTTTATTGCGAGTGGTCGCCTAATGAAAAGGTGGCTTTGGAAGTGGCTATAGGTGCATCTGTTGCCGGTGCAAGGGCTATTGTGTCAATGAAACACGTGGGTTTAAATGTAGCGGCTGATCCCCTTTTCACCGTTTCGTACACGGGGGTAAATGGCGGGTTGGTAATCCTGGTAGCTGACGACCCGGGGCTTCACAGCTCGCAAAATGAGCAGGATAGCCGCAACTACGCCAGGGCGTCGTTTGTGCCCATGCTGGAGCCATCGGATAGCCAGGAGGCGAAGGACTTTACAAAGCTGGCCTTTGAGTTAAGTGAACAATACGATACCCCTGTTTTTGTCAGGATGACTACGAGGACAGCCCATTCCCGAGGTCTTGTAGAGCTGGGATGCAGGGAAGAGCATATAAGGCCTTATAAAAAGGATATGGATAAGTACGTTATGATGCCGGCTATGGCCAAAAAGCGCCGCCCACTGGTATTAGAGCGCATAAAAAAGTTAAAAGAATTTGCCGAGGCGTCAAGCGTAAACAGGATAGAGTGGAATGATTTGACAACTGGTATAATAACCAGCGGTATTTCCTACCATTACGTGAAAGAAGCTGTGCCTGAAGCGTCGGTTTTAAAGCTGGGCATGGTGTATCCCCTGCCTGAGAAAATGATAAGGGAGTTCGCTGGCAGGGTTAAAAACTTATACGTGGTAGAAGAACTGGATGCATTTTTAGAAACGGAAATAAAGGCATTGGGCATAAGGGTAGTGGGCAAAGAGCTATTCCCGCCGATGTACGAGTTGAGCGCAGAGATTATAGAAAAAGCCATAAGAGGTTCGTATAGCCGTCAGTATTTTAAGGCTGATGAGGGAATACCTGCAAGGCCACCGGCTTTGTGCCCTGGATGCCCTCATCGCGGTGTTTATTATGTGTTAAATAAACTGAAACTGGTGGTGACAGGGGATATAGGCTGTTATACCCTGGGAGCGCTGCCGCCGTTAAACGCCATGGATACGTGCGTGTGTATGGGTGCCAGCATCGGCATGGCTCACGGCATGGAAAAAGCTTTAGGCCGGGATTTTTCCAGAAAAGTGGTGGCTGTGATAGGTGATTCTACTTTTATACACTCTGGCATAACAGGTCTAATAGATATTGTGTACAACAAGGGCGCCTCTACGGTGATTATACTGGATAACTCCACCACAGGTATGACAGGGCATCAGGATCATCCGGCTACAGGTTTTACCATAAGAAAGGATCCTGCGTATAAACTGGATCTGGAAGCTCTGATAAAGGCTATAGGCGTAAACGACGTGGCGGTTGTAGATCCCTATAGGGTTCATGAGGTAGAAGAGGCCGTTAGAAAGGCTGTGTGTAGCGATGAACCTTCTGTTATAATAAGCAGGAAACCCTGTATATTGTTGGATAAAAAGCGTACGTACCAGCCGTTTTTTATTGATGAGAATATATGCATAGAGTGTGAGATGTGCCTGGGTATAGGATGCCCTGCTATAAAAAAGGAACAGGGTTTTTATAGAATTGATGCCGCGCTGTGCAACGGTTGTGGCTTTTGCGCTGATATATGCCCTGCGCAGTCTATTTTGGAAGCTGGTGATGATGTATGA